In one window of Actinomycetota bacterium DNA:
- a CDS encoding RpiB/LacA/LacB family sugar-phosphate isomerase: protein MEIPDFATSHAGNPRALVGADDEGLVLDAVVDELGRRGVTVQRLPTGAWPEVARRVGEAVAAGEADLGVLACWTGTGTSIMANKVPGVRAALCWEPWIAEGARRWNDANVLVLSLQRTEPEVAREIVAAWLAVGEPDADEAANIAEIAAYESRREPG from the coding sequence GTGGAGATCCCGGATTTCGCGACCTCGCACGCCGGGAACCCGCGTGCGCTGGTGGGGGCCGACGACGAGGGGCTGGTCCTGGACGCCGTCGTGGACGAGCTCGGCCGCCGGGGAGTGACGGTGCAGCGGCTGCCCACGGGGGCCTGGCCCGAGGTCGCCCGCCGGGTGGGCGAGGCGGTGGCCGCGGGGGAGGCGGACCTGGGCGTGCTGGCGTGCTGGACCGGCACCGGCACCAGCATCATGGCGAACAAGGTGCCGGGCGTGCGGGCGGCGCTGTGTTGGGAGCCCTGGATCGCCGAGGGTGCCCGGCGCTGGAACGACGCCAACGTCTTGGTGTTGAGCCTCCAGCGCACCGAGCCCGAGGTCGCCCGGGAGATCGTCGCCGCCTGGTTGGCGGTGGGCGAGCCGGACGCCGACGAGGCAGCCAACATCGCGGAGATCGCCGCCTACGAATCCCGCCGGGAGCCCGGCTAG
- the ligD gene encoding non-homologous end-joining DNA ligase, which produces MRLVRYGIAGLKDTKDLQASIDAVVAGGYAACEVQFVKEFTLKEPEAERLGALAADAGVALSVHAPYFAQLTTEDPERLTQHLGALHHSCHLASLMGARIVVCHPGSLSGGTDAPVDPDAVHRRVSAALDNLGPRIAGFGVRLGLETPGRKSQFGSLGDIALVVAEHPFCSPVIDFAHVHAVSGGGLGSVDAFRALFAFVAREFRPEHLWPLHCHFTDNRFGPAGEITHVPYGEGSVRIRPLAEASFDVDFAMTMISEERWETSHQAILADLRSGGLPLAAPGRAGSRFARLLEPPAAGADREPAPGEVVYARPFLPHPLRLEPRGPAFILREGPREVRLTNLDKVLFPDDGYTKGDLIAYYDSVAPVLLPFLGDRPVVMQRVPDGIYGEAFYEKQAPKGAPEWVRTVPVPSGGSDGTPKTIDFVVPDGVATLVWLAQIASVECHAWTSVWPNLDQPDFAVIDLDPHEPITFDDVRAVGRLVHTVLERFGLRAVPKTSGGSGVQIFIPLLPGHTYPEVREFCTGVGRLITAVYPEKATLEPSIPRRAGKVFIDANQNAKGKTLVAPYSVRPYPGAPVSMPLAWEELEEEFLPEEFTIATACERIAGRGDFFAPTRLWRQDLHPALAQLRGT; this is translated from the coding sequence GTGCGCCTGGTCCGCTATGGCATCGCCGGGCTCAAGGACACCAAGGACCTGCAGGCTTCCATCGACGCGGTGGTGGCGGGGGGCTACGCCGCCTGCGAGGTGCAGTTCGTCAAGGAGTTCACCCTGAAGGAACCCGAGGCGGAACGCCTGGGGGCGCTCGCCGCCGATGCCGGGGTGGCGCTGTCGGTGCACGCCCCCTACTTCGCCCAGCTCACCACCGAGGACCCGGAGCGCCTCACCCAGCACCTGGGGGCGCTGCACCACTCCTGCCACCTGGCGTCGCTGATGGGGGCCCGGATCGTCGTGTGCCACCCGGGCTCGCTGTCCGGGGGCACCGATGCCCCGGTGGATCCCGACGCCGTGCACCGGCGGGTGTCGGCGGCCCTCGACAACCTCGGCCCCCGCATCGCCGGCTTCGGGGTGCGCCTTGGCCTGGAGACCCCCGGGCGCAAATCGCAGTTCGGCAGCCTGGGCGACATCGCCCTCGTGGTGGCCGAGCACCCGTTCTGCAGCCCGGTGATCGACTTCGCCCACGTGCACGCGGTGTCGGGCGGCGGGCTGGGATCGGTGGACGCTTTCCGGGCGCTGTTCGCCTTCGTGGCCCGGGAGTTCCGCCCCGAGCACCTGTGGCCGCTGCACTGCCATTTCACCGACAACCGCTTCGGCCCCGCGGGTGAGATCACCCATGTGCCCTACGGCGAGGGGTCGGTGCGCATCCGGCCCCTGGCCGAGGCGAGCTTCGACGTGGATTTCGCCATGACGATGATCTCCGAGGAGCGCTGGGAGACCTCACACCAGGCCATCCTTGCCGACCTGCGCTCCGGGGGCCTCCCGCTGGCCGCCCCCGGGCGGGCGGGGAGCCGCTTCGCCCGGCTGCTGGAGCCGCCGGCGGCGGGAGCCGACCGCGAGCCGGCGCCGGGCGAGGTTGTCTACGCCCGGCCGTTCCTTCCCCACCCCCTGCGCCTCGAGCCGCGGGGGCCGGCGTTCATCCTACGGGAGGGACCCCGGGAGGTACGCCTCACCAACCTCGACAAGGTCTTGTTCCCCGACGATGGCTACACCAAGGGCGACCTCATCGCCTACTACGACTCCGTCGCCCCGGTGCTCCTGCCCTTCCTGGGCGACCGGCCCGTCGTGATGCAGCGGGTGCCCGATGGCATCTACGGCGAGGCGTTCTACGAGAAGCAGGCGCCCAAGGGGGCCCCGGAGTGGGTCCGTACCGTGCCGGTGCCGTCGGGCGGCTCCGACGGCACGCCGAAGACGATCGACTTCGTGGTGCCCGATGGCGTCGCCACCCTGGTGTGGCTGGCCCAGATCGCCAGCGTCGAGTGCCACGCCTGGACCAGCGTGTGGCCCAACCTCGACCAGCCGGACTTCGCCGTGATCGACCTGGACCCCCACGAGCCCATCACCTTCGACGACGTCCGGGCGGTGGGGCGCCTGGTGCATACGGTGTTGGAGCGCTTCGGCCTGCGGGCGGTGCCCAAGACATCGGGTGGGTCGGGCGTGCAGATCTTCATCCCCCTCCTTCCCGGCCACACCTACCCCGAGGTGCGGGAGTTCTGCACCGGGGTCGGACGGCTCATCACCGCGGTCTACCCGGAGAAGGCCACCCTGGAGCCGTCGATCCCCCGGCGGGCGGGCAAGGTGTTCATCGACGCCAACCAGAACGCCAAGGGCAAGACGCTGGTCGCCCCGTACTCGGTGCGCCCCTATCCCGGGGCGCCGGTGTCGATGCCGTTGGCCTGGGAGGAGCTGGAGGAAGAGTTCCTGCCTGAGGAGTTCACCATCGCCACCGCCTGCGAGCGGATCGCCGGCCGGGGTGACTTCTTCGCCCCTACCCGGCTGTGGCGCCAGGACCTGCACCCGGCGCTGGCACAGCTGCGCGGGACGTAA
- a CDS encoding PASTA domain-containing protein: MSRSPLPDMIAGRYQVAARIGGGGMGEVYRARDTNLGRPVAVKVLPAALAARPGFVERFRTEAHAAGRLQHPNVVTLYDSGTDEGSYFMVMEYVRGPTLRQILAERRRLEPAQAAAVVDQLLAALEAAHGAGLVHRDVKPENVLVTASGQVKVTDFGIARISEIDPNTGELVGTAAYAAPEQIRGDAVDGRADLYATGCLLYELLCGAPPFEGNVAHVLQEHLHTAVPAPSIEAPDAAPLDGVVAGATKIDPAERYTSAGAMRADLASATKDLPAAPPLSELSAEMTSMVAGEAGGGAGATMVVAPVGRRRRRWPRVIAVIAAVLVILIGAGVVMVRPLPSLAGVDQATAVSRLKHAGLHASVETTFSTETKGMVVGHKSSVLAVGPFALRGGTVKLLVSKGPDLRAVPLVKGVTLTAAEEAIQAARLPVGTVTQTFSPTVPSGTVIDQNPDFGNSVAAGTPVNLNVSKGPELTAVPGVTNTNLAAATGALKGARLTVNPVYQASATIASGTVMAQSPLPPVRIPVGSAVTLTVSSGPPPFPMPSVTGQPCSAAQTQLQGVSLTVTVVNTSGGSGCTTAKVLLQDPEPDITVHPGDTATLYVP; this comes from the coding sequence ATGAGCCGCAGCCCCCTGCCCGACATGATTGCCGGGCGGTACCAGGTCGCCGCGCGCATCGGCGGCGGTGGGATGGGCGAGGTGTACCGGGCCCGGGACACCAATCTCGGGCGCCCCGTGGCGGTCAAGGTCCTGCCGGCCGCCCTGGCGGCCCGGCCCGGTTTCGTCGAACGCTTCCGCACCGAGGCGCACGCCGCCGGCCGCCTCCAGCATCCCAACGTCGTCACGCTCTACGACTCGGGGACCGACGAGGGCTCGTACTTCATGGTCATGGAGTACGTCCGCGGGCCGACGCTGCGCCAGATCCTGGCCGAGCGGCGCCGGCTCGAGCCCGCCCAGGCAGCAGCCGTCGTGGACCAGCTCCTGGCCGCCCTGGAGGCCGCCCACGGCGCCGGACTGGTGCACCGGGACGTCAAGCCGGAGAACGTGCTGGTGACTGCCAGCGGCCAGGTCAAGGTCACGGACTTCGGCATCGCCCGCATCTCGGAGATCGACCCCAACACCGGGGAGCTGGTGGGCACCGCGGCCTACGCCGCCCCTGAGCAGATCCGGGGCGATGCGGTGGACGGGCGGGCGGACCTGTACGCCACCGGCTGCCTGCTCTACGAGCTACTGTGCGGCGCCCCGCCGTTCGAGGGCAACGTGGCACACGTGCTGCAGGAGCACCTGCACACTGCGGTGCCCGCCCCGTCGATCGAGGCCCCGGATGCGGCTCCGCTCGACGGGGTGGTGGCCGGCGCCACGAAGATCGACCCGGCGGAACGCTACACCTCGGCGGGTGCCATGCGGGCGGATCTGGCATCGGCGACCAAGGACCTCCCGGCCGCCCCGCCGCTGTCCGAGCTGTCCGCCGAGATGACCTCGATGGTGGCCGGGGAGGCGGGCGGCGGGGCGGGCGCCACGATGGTGGTGGCCCCCGTCGGGCGCCGGCGCCGGAGGTGGCCACGGGTGATCGCCGTGATCGCCGCCGTCCTGGTGATCCTGATCGGCGCCGGGGTGGTGATGGTGCGGCCGTTGCCGTCGTTGGCGGGAGTGGACCAGGCCACGGCCGTGTCCCGGCTGAAGCACGCCGGGCTCCATGCCTCGGTGGAGACGACGTTCAGCACCGAGACGAAGGGGATGGTGGTGGGCCACAAGTCATCCGTGCTGGCCGTCGGCCCCTTCGCCCTCCGGGGCGGCACGGTGAAGCTCCTGGTGAGCAAGGGACCGGACCTGCGCGCGGTCCCGCTGGTGAAGGGAGTCACCCTTACCGCGGCCGAGGAAGCCATTCAGGCGGCCAGGCTCCCCGTGGGGACCGTGACGCAGACCTTCAGCCCCACGGTGCCCTCGGGCACGGTCATCGACCAGAACCCCGACTTCGGCAACTCCGTGGCTGCCGGCACGCCGGTGAATCTGAACGTGTCCAAGGGCCCGGAGCTGACCGCCGTCCCCGGCGTCACCAACACCAATCTGGCCGCCGCCACCGGTGCCCTCAAGGGCGCTCGCCTGACGGTCAACCCGGTCTACCAGGCCAGCGCCACCATCGCCTCGGGCACGGTGATGGCGCAGAGCCCGCTGCCCCCGGTACGCATCCCCGTGGGATCGGCGGTGACGCTGACCGTCAGCTCCGGCCCGCCGCCCTTCCCGATGCCGTCGGTTACGGGGCAGCCGTGCTCGGCCGCGCAGACCCAGCTCCAGGGCGTCAGCCTGACGGTCACGGTGGTGAACACCTCGGGCGGCTCGGGCTGCACCACCGCCAAAGTGTTGTTGCAGGACCCGGAACCCGACATCACCGTGCACCCGGGGGATACGGCGACGCTGTACGTGCCCTGA